The proteins below come from a single Campylobacter sp. CCUG 57310 genomic window:
- a CDS encoding efflux RND transporter permease subunit — translation MYRFAINRPITTLMIFMSLVVFGVMSLQRMPVNLFPEIEIPLIKITTYSGGDMNLIESKVTKKIEDEISTIDGIDKIHSYSYNNLSVVLIQFDLEKDINVAADDVRDKVSKAGVDGRSEIEKIKGTGDRILNIFISSNSGDEVALMKLVDEKVKPFLQRIDGIGKVDDTGFLQPQVKIYLDPFKLDKFGLNANDVVNLIKTQNLKAPLGKLENENSELFLKSNFDASSIDELKELRLASGIFLKDVARIELDKQDTDSIAVMNGKQGVMLELLKISGVNALATIENVKAKIDELRQIVGSEYELKIAFDNSENITKHIRQVGFDMVLGVVLTIFIVFFFLRNFSSTVISALSIPTSIIGTFFIIDMLGFDLNRLTLIALTLGIGIFIDDAIVVIENISKKMQEGETNPLKASFAGVGEITFSVLSISAVLLCVFVPIAFMEGIVGRYFNSFAMSVAGGIVVSFFVSIMLIPSLGARFLNAQEGKFFHLTEPFFVALENGYAWLLAIILKFKTLFVVLSLALLALCMSLAMKVGMDFMPIEDNGEFEIFIKAQPGISLVAMSEKSSVVLDELNKDPRVDYAYMLVGYTDAKDAFKAKIYAKLKDIKERRDRQPQIMEEYRKKLKIDDLNIKISALPMVDAGGANEPVQLVITGDSLEKLDEILSQARQILESVSGVVDISSDNEDRINQLEISVNKEKAKRLGISEYDITRVVYGSFGQNFLGSFDDGNDQYDIMLRFDDEHRKDVSSLEKLRIRSAGGESVALNSVANFKLTKTFSSIMRFNKQRQILIVANVDNIPLDNVQKVVDEQIPSILPKGYDYRMTGFIELMNDTNEAFIFTISLSVILIYMILAALYESLIMPFIIMISMPLAFGGVAVGLYLSGNSFSLFVMVGAILLFGMVGKNAILVVDFANRYANEGMNVNEAIIKAGSKRLRAILMTTFAMIFAMLPLALSRGAGYEGNSPMAISIISGLISSTILTLFLVPALFGITYKVDKFIGKIYKRDEI, via the coding sequence ATGTATAGATTTGCCATAAATAGACCCATAACGACGCTGATGATATTTATGTCCCTTGTCGTTTTTGGCGTCATGTCGCTACAAAGAATGCCCGTAAATCTCTTTCCCGAAATTGAAATTCCGCTCATTAAGATCACTACTTACTCGGGTGGAGATATGAATTTAATCGAGTCAAAAGTCACTAAAAAGATAGAAGATGAGATCTCTACTATTGACGGCATAGATAAAATTCACTCATACAGCTACAACAATCTAAGTGTGGTGCTTATACAGTTTGACCTTGAAAAAGATATCAACGTGGCTGCCGATGATGTGCGCGATAAGGTAAGTAAGGCGGGCGTTGACGGTAGAAGCGAGATAGAAAAGATCAAAGGAACGGGCGATAGAATTTTAAACATATTTATAAGCTCAAATAGTGGCGATGAAGTCGCTCTTATGAAGCTTGTAGATGAGAAGGTAAAGCCATTTTTGCAGCGCATTGACGGGATAGGTAAGGTTGATGATACGGGATTTTTGCAGCCTCAGGTGAAAATTTACCTTGATCCTTTTAAGCTTGATAAATTCGGTTTGAATGCAAACGATGTCGTAAATTTGATCAAGACTCAAAACTTAAAAGCCCCTTTAGGCAAGCTTGAAAACGAAAATTCCGAACTCTTTTTAAAGAGCAATTTTGACGCAAGCAGCATAGATGAGCTTAAAGAGCTTAGGCTTGCAAGCGGGATATTTTTAAAAGATGTCGCGCGCATAGAGCTTGATAAGCAAGATACCGATAGTATCGCCGTGATGAACGGCAAGCAAGGCGTCATGCTTGAGCTTTTAAAGATAAGCGGAGTAAATGCTCTAGCTACGATAGAAAACGTAAAAGCTAAGATAGATGAGCTAAGGCAGATCGTGGGCAGCGAGTATGAGCTAAAGATCGCCTTTGATAACAGTGAAAACATCACAAAGCACATCAGGCAGGTTGGATTTGATATGGTGCTTGGGGTTGTTTTAACCATCTTTATAGTATTTTTCTTTCTTAGGAATTTTAGCTCTACCGTTATCTCTGCACTTTCCATACCTACGAGCATTATCGGGACGTTTTTTATTATCGATATGCTTGGGTTTGACCTAAATCGCCTCACTTTGATAGCACTTACGCTTGGGATCGGAATTTTTATCGATGACGCGATAGTTGTTATAGAAAATATCTCAAAAAAGATGCAAGAGGGCGAGACAAATCCTTTAAAAGCAAGTTTTGCGGGAGTGGGCGAGATAACATTTAGCGTACTTTCCATAAGTGCCGTTTTGCTTTGCGTATTTGTGCCTATTGCGTTCATGGAAGGCATTGTGGGCAGATACTTTAACTCCTTTGCCATGAGCGTAGCGGGCGGTATAGTGGTGTCGTTTTTTGTATCCATTATGCTTATACCAAGCCTTGGGGCTAGGTTTTTAAACGCGCAAGAGGGCAAATTTTTTCATCTTACCGAACCTTTTTTCGTTGCTCTTGAAAACGGCTATGCGTGGCTTTTGGCGATTATTTTAAAATTTAAAACTCTATTTGTTGTTTTAAGCCTTGCATTGCTTGCGCTTTGTATGAGTCTTGCCATGAAAGTCGGCATGGATTTTATGCCTATTGAGGATAATGGCGAATTTGAAATTTTCATTAAAGCCCAGCCCGGAATTTCACTTGTTGCTATGAGTGAAAAGTCCTCGGTCGTGCTTGATGAGCTAAATAAAGACCCGCGTGTGGATTATGCCTATATGCTTGTTGGATATACTGACGCGAAAGATGCTTTTAAGGCTAAAATTTACGCTAAATTAAAAGATATAAAAGAGCGAAGAGATAGGCAGCCTCAGATCATGGAAGAGTATAGAAAGAAGCTTAAGATCGATGATCTAAATATCAAAATTTCAGCCCTTCCTATGGTCGATGCAGGCGGAGCAAACGAGCCTGTGCAGCTGGTTATCACAGGCGATAGTTTAGAAAAACTTGATGAAATTTTATCTCAGGCTAGGCAAATTTTAGAGAGCGTTAGCGGAGTTGTCGATATAAGCAGCGACAACGAAGATAGGATAAATCAGCTTGAAATTTCGGTAAATAAAGAAAAAGCTAAGCGTCTAGGCATAAGCGAATATGATATCACAAGGGTAGTTTACGGCTCTTTTGGGCAAAATTTCCTCGGCTCTTTTGATGACGGTAATGACCAATACGACATAATGCTTAGGTTTGATGACGAGCATAGAAAAGATGTATCTTCGCTTGAAAAGCTGCGTATAAGAAGTGCAGGCGGCGAATCTGTCGCGCTAAATTCGGTCGCAAATTTTAAGCTTACTAAGACCTTTTCATCGATTATGCGATTTAACAAACAGCGTCAAATTTTAATCGTAGCAAATGTGGATAATATCCCGCTTGATAACGTGCAAAAAGTTGTTGATGAGCAAATCCCAAGCATACTGCCTAAAGGATATGATTACCGCATGACGGGCTTTATAGAGCTAATGAATGATACGAACGAGGCGTTTATATTCACCATTAGCCTTAGTGTAATTCTCATATACATGATACTAGCCGCACTTTATGAGAGTCTTATCATGCCTTTTATCATCATGATATCTATGCCGCTTGCATTTGGCGGAGTTGCCGTGGGGCTTTATCTAAGCGGAAATTCGTTTAGTCTTTTTGTGATGGTCGGAGCGATTTTGCTATTTGGAATGGTTGGCAAAAACGCTATTTTGGTTGTGGACTTTGCAAACAGATACGCAAACGAGGGCATGAATGTAAATGAGGCCATCATAAAGGCGGGCTCAAAGAGATTAAGAGCGATACTGATGACAACCTTTGCGATGATATTTGCCATGCTTCCGCTTGCTCTTTCAAGAGGGGCGGGCTATGAGGGCAACTCGCCTATGGCTATATCTATCATCTCAGGACTTATTAGCTCGACTATCCTTACACTTTTCTTGGTACCTGCGCTATTTGGCATAACATATAAGGTAGATAAGTTTATCGGTAAAATTTATAAAAGAGATGAAATTTAA
- a CDS encoding efflux RND transporter periplasmic adaptor subunit, whose product MNRILGILTTLCLILSAQEQIYANFDVVAKHSAELAIKSFGIVKKVNVDVSDMVKKGDVLVELENESEKIALEAAKNDLELANLALKHAKDILERFKKVKSVTSAQAYEDAEFEFRRASLAVQKAKIAIKNANEMLENKLLKAPFDGTISKKSIEVGEGVGGVAQRLIGIFSYPEVKLVISYDEKFKDVVKVGSEFRYKLDGSNEEIVGAIALIHPKIDTKTRKIYAEVYAQGLMPGLFGEGYITVK is encoded by the coding sequence ATGAATAGAATTTTAGGAATTTTAACCACTCTTTGCCTGATACTATCTGCGCAAGAGCAAATTTATGCAAATTTTGACGTAGTGGCTAAACACAGCGCAGAGCTTGCCATAAAGAGCTTTGGTATAGTTAAAAAGGTAAATGTAGATGTTTCTGATATGGTAAAAAAGGGCGATGTCTTAGTTGAGCTTGAAAACGAGAGTGAAAAAATCGCGCTTGAAGCGGCTAAAAATGATTTAGAGCTTGCAAATTTGGCTCTTAAGCACGCTAAAGACATATTGGAACGCTTTAAAAAAGTAAAAAGCGTAACTTCTGCTCAGGCTTACGAGGATGCGGAATTTGAGTTTAGGCGAGCTAGTTTAGCGGTGCAAAAGGCAAAAATCGCTATCAAAAACGCAAACGAAATGCTTGAAAACAAACTTCTTAAAGCGCCTTTTGACGGCACAATATCCAAAAAGAGCATCGAAGTAGGCGAAGGTGTAGGCGGAGTAGCTCAAAGGCTCATTGGTATATTTTCATATCCTGAAGTTAAGCTTGTGATCAGCTATGATGAAAAATTTAAAGATGTAGTAAAAGTAGGAAGCGAGTTTAGGTATAAGCTTGACGGCTCAAACGAAGAAATAGTAGGCGCTATAGCTTTAATTCATCCTAAAATAGATACGAAAACACGTAAAATTTACGCTGAAGTTTATGCGCAAGGTCTTATGCCGGGGCTTTTTGGCGAGGGATATATAACGGTGAAATAG